One region of Agelaius phoeniceus isolate bAgePho1 chromosome W unlocalized genomic scaffold, bAgePho1.hap1 SUPER_W_unloc_1, whole genome shotgun sequence genomic DNA includes:
- the LOC143692531 gene encoding olfactory receptor 14I1-like, with product MSNSSSIRHFLLLALADTRQLQLLHFCLLLGISLAALLGNGLIISAVACGHHLHTPMFFFLLNLALSDLGSICTTVPKAMHNSLWETRNISYSGCAAQVFLTFFFLGSELAVLTIMCYDRYVSICKPLHYGTLLGSRACAHMAAAAWASAFLYSLIHTANTFSLPLCHGNGLGQFFCEIPQILKLSCSKSQLRELGLLAVSACLALGCFMFIVFSYVQIFRAVLRIPSEQGRHKAFSTCLPHLVVVSLFLSTIIFAHLKSPSISSPSLDLALAVLYSVVPPALNPLIYSLRNQELKAAVWRLMTGWFHKH from the coding sequence atgtccaacagcagctccatcaggcacttcctcctgctggcattggcagacacgcggcagctgcagctcctgcacttctgcctcttgctgggcatctccctggctgccctcctgggcaacggcctcatcatcagcgccgtagcctgcggccaccacctgcacacgcccatgttcttcttcctgctcaacctggccctcagcgacctgggctccatctgcaccactgtccccaaagccatgcacaattccctctgggaaaccaggaacatctcctactcaggatgtgctgcacaggtctttctgactttcttcttccttggaTCAGAGCTTGCcgtcctgaccatcatgtgttacgaccgctacgtgtccatctgcaaacccctgcactatgggaccctcctgggcagcagagcttgtgcccacatggcagcagctgcctgggccagtgcctttctttATTCACTGAttcacacggccaatacattttccctgcccctgtgccatggcaatggcctgggccagttcttctgtgaaatcccacagatcctcaagctctcctgctccaaatcccagcTCAGGGAACTGGGGCTTCTTGCTGTCAGTGCCTGTTTAGCACTTGGTTGTTTCATGTTCAtagttttctcctatgtgcagatcttcagggctgtgctgaggatcccctctgagcagggacggcacaaagccttttccacctgcctccctcacctggttgtggtctccctgttcctcagcactatTATCTTTGCTCACCTGAAGTCCCCCTCTATCTCCTCTCCATCGCTGGATCTGGCACTGGCAGTTTTGTattcggtggtgcctccagccctgaaccccctcatctacagcctgaggaaccaggagctcaaggctgcagtgtggagactgatgactggatggtttcacaAACATTAA